From Neorickettsia helminthoeca str. Oregon, one genomic window encodes:
- a CDS encoding dihydroneopterin aldolase: MSLTKLCLYVSLGVRDWEKVLKRLVWINLSISSEDLVDYNLVIDLLKNTSSTTKFDYIEELAETLLSDLVKEFSPLEISLEVIKHSLSRLLEHASIQVQYKKES, from the coding sequence TTGTCTCTGACTAAACTCTGTCTGTATGTGAGCCTGGGCGTCCGTGACTGGGAGAAAGTGCTCAAGCGTCTCGTCTGGATTAATCTTAGTATTTCTTCAGAAGATCTAGTTGACTACAATCTCGTCATTGATCTCCTTAAGAACACCAGTAGCACAACAAAGTTTGACTATATCGAAGAATTAGCTGAAACTCTTTTATCGGACTTAGTTAAGGAATTTTCTCCGCTTGAGATTTCACTGGAAGTCATAAAACACTCGCTTTCCAGATTACTTGAACATGCATCCATCCAGGTTCAGTACAAGAAGGAGTCTTAG
- the rpmE gene encoding 50S ribosomal protein L31, with protein sequence MKKNIHPEVHDIILAFTNGMKIKVRSTLGKKGELVVYNAGDWPPETHQAWTKSASTNVKATSKVNRFKDRFGEDFFGS encoded by the coding sequence ATGAAAAAAAATATTCACCCAGAGGTTCATGACATTATCCTGGCGTTCACGAATGGAATGAAAATCAAGGTCAGGTCTACTCTAGGAAAAAAAGGTGAATTGGTTGTCTACAATGCTGGTGACTGGCCTCCTGAAACACATCAGGCTTGGACTAAGTCTGCCTCCACGAATGTGAAGGCAACCAGTAAAGTAAACAGATTCAAGGATAGGTTTGGGGAAGATTTCTTTGGAAGTTAA
- the ribD gene encoding bifunctional diaminohydroxyphosphoribosylaminopyrimidine deaminase/5-amino-6-(5-phosphoribosylamino)uracil reductase RibD has protein sequence MTLPWMENRILYYMRIAVNTSRTGLAFTSSNPSVGCVVVKDGEVVGRGVTGLNGIPHAEEIALRAAGKSAIGGDLYTTLEPCTHYGKTAPCVDKIIQSGIKRVYIGINDPDERVSGRGIEKLRENGIKVVSNVLKYECFSANIGYFYRQILGRPFVILKVATTLDGKIACSNGKSAWITSAKMRRIAHKLRAMTTATMVSYSTVKCDNPQLDCRLPGLEKESVKIILDSRAEIGSAELNLFKNGIVWSFGRKNSFKYRNFFNFECETVEDRVDLLKILHELGDMGINSLLVECGRKLFTSFLKENLFDQIAWFRANKIAGDDAVSLCGDLDFSDPSAFIKLQKTHEIKIDNESIDFFSCNPSLRFDDVLRRV, from the coding sequence ATGACTCTCCCGTGGATGGAAAACCGCATCCTATATTACATGAGGATCGCTGTCAACACATCTAGAACAGGATTGGCTTTTACCAGTAGTAATCCGTCTGTTGGATGTGTTGTTGTCAAGGATGGTGAGGTAGTGGGGAGAGGTGTTACTGGGTTGAATGGCATACCCCATGCTGAGGAGATAGCTCTGAGAGCTGCCGGAAAGAGTGCTATAGGTGGAGATTTATACACTACGCTCGAGCCGTGCACGCATTATGGCAAAACTGCTCCTTGTGTGGATAAAATCATACAATCCGGAATAAAGAGAGTTTATATCGGAATTAATGATCCAGATGAGCGTGTAAGCGGGCGTGGTATTGAAAAGCTCCGTGAGAACGGAATAAAGGTTGTATCAAACGTACTGAAATATGAATGTTTTTCTGCTAACATAGGCTATTTCTATCGGCAAATCCTGGGTAGGCCGTTTGTCATTTTGAAAGTTGCAACCACTCTTGATGGGAAAATTGCTTGTTCCAATGGGAAGAGCGCATGGATCACCTCCGCGAAGATGAGAAGAATAGCTCATAAGCTTAGAGCGATGACTACTGCCACAATGGTGAGTTATTCGACTGTCAAATGTGATAATCCGCAATTGGATTGTAGATTACCTGGTCTAGAAAAAGAGTCAGTGAAGATTATTCTTGATTCTAGAGCTGAGATCGGCAGCGCAGAGCTGAATCTATTCAAAAATGGCATTGTGTGGTCATTTGGTCGAAAAAATTCCTTCAAGTATAGAAACTTTTTTAATTTCGAGTGTGAGACTGTAGAGGATAGGGTGGACTTGCTGAAGATTCTTCATGAGCTTGGTGATATGGGTATAAACAGTTTACTCGTGGAATGTGGTAGAAAGCTTTTCACTTCATTTCTGAAGGAAAACCTATTTGATCAAATTGCATGGTTTAGGGCAAACAAGATTGCTGGAGATGATGCCGTGAGCTTATGTGGCGATCTCGACTTTTCTGATCCTTCAGCATTTATAAAGCTGCAAAAGACACATGAGATAAAGATTGATAATGAAAGTATAGATTTCTTTTCATGTAATCCATCTCTTCGTTTTGATGATGTGTTACGAAGAGTCTAA
- a CDS encoding AsmA family protein — protein MGRSPKFLIFLLLVIALSFFGGIILKINSYKEHYSSEISRLIGGNVEVNGTISINFLDLALRATSVNIVQYSSDSRYSIGKLDLHFSKKSILFGRPEISKITMRDGEIILNNTDEVFSTQVQALHLENMVVKIPNYSIETQVKNAVYRNSIVKTELRGDFGQAAENLYHLSLNFDRRKKYYSVEISSKEDKIQFLSSEKVIKISGEGKDLMGVLSTFTKIQWEPNSSTSFSISDKYDGNAQEYNLKIQSDFLDSSVKVSLKKDEKQKIDIRCHNFSLGQIGLSSLKEIASFLLNLQKLQTKETDLLLDIETLKLKDTEIKDVHLSLSSSTELLTIGDLSARIADSTINSKGKIEKKDPNYPILTSEVTWKGTFSNEIVKLLNLEQYRTADRWLSQIFSTNLKIIAGPEMFLFKDAVVAVGALKLGADLRYNHTLRKLGSNISIDSLVIERISIKDVFSLLDKISDIDTSIRVNLINTNFGGEEVSHIDFIHHSMKKYHISSIDVDSKNLTFVGKLKFDKIARILEIDVDGNTLKSSFIKFPGIFKLLDTKKGPEIHWNDNPFPEIPSGICCSFNIAFNKVFQDSPSDALTFKLASEINNNILKISGLSLKREGFLLELVSNFTFNRQPNSVVASINASGIDLKTLLKENFDVNYISGKANIQADVSSKGNTVKQMISNIEGKLALNSAKINIQGGNIDMLSSAIPKVKSPKDLDEITRIKFFTGDTTLLSVTGSSNISNGILGTSLAFSTKTTSGILSSNFQVSNMQTSSVSRVFFPMKGEAIPVDITIEGNIWNPKIFFDNQAIFATIKGKIQN, from the coding sequence ATGGGTCGTTCTCCGAAATTCTTAATTTTTCTTCTCCTAGTGATTGCTCTATCTTTCTTTGGGGGTATCATTCTTAAGATCAACTCGTATAAAGAACACTATTCCAGTGAGATCAGCAGACTCATAGGTGGAAACGTAGAAGTAAATGGAACGATTTCAATAAATTTCCTGGATCTTGCGCTGAGAGCCACATCCGTGAATATCGTTCAATACTCCTCTGACTCCAGGTACAGTATAGGAAAACTCGATTTGCATTTCTCAAAGAAATCCATATTGTTTGGGAGACCAGAAATTTCGAAGATCACCATGAGAGATGGGGAGATCATTCTGAACAATACAGATGAGGTTTTCTCTACACAAGTCCAAGCTTTGCACCTGGAGAACATGGTAGTTAAAATCCCTAACTATTCAATCGAAACGCAAGTAAAGAACGCTGTATACAGAAACTCAATTGTAAAAACAGAGCTTCGTGGGGACTTCGGTCAGGCAGCGGAAAACCTGTATCACCTCTCCCTCAATTTTGATAGGAGAAAAAAATATTATAGTGTCGAAATCTCCTCTAAGGAGGATAAGATACAATTTCTTTCATCCGAGAAAGTCATAAAGATTTCAGGAGAAGGAAAGGATCTCATGGGAGTGCTTTCAACTTTTACAAAAATTCAATGGGAGCCAAATTCCAGTACCAGCTTTTCTATCAGTGATAAGTATGATGGAAATGCTCAGGAATATAATTTGAAAATCCAGTCAGATTTTCTTGATTCTTCCGTAAAAGTATCACTAAAAAAAGACGAAAAGCAGAAGATAGATATAAGGTGCCACAATTTTAGCCTAGGGCAAATAGGATTATCTTCGTTAAAGGAAATCGCCTCTTTTCTTCTAAACTTGCAAAAGCTGCAAACCAAAGAAACAGATCTTCTGTTAGACATAGAAACATTGAAATTGAAAGATACAGAAATCAAAGATGTCCATTTAAGCCTCTCCAGCTCGACGGAATTGCTCACTATAGGTGATCTCTCAGCGCGTATTGCAGATAGCACAATAAATAGTAAGGGTAAGATCGAAAAAAAAGATCCAAACTATCCGATTTTGACCTCCGAAGTAACCTGGAAAGGAACTTTTTCAAATGAAATAGTTAAACTATTAAATCTTGAGCAATATAGGACTGCTGATAGATGGTTATCTCAGATATTTAGTACAAATCTTAAAATCATCGCGGGCCCTGAAATGTTCTTATTCAAGGACGCAGTAGTTGCAGTTGGGGCGCTCAAACTTGGCGCAGATCTACGATATAATCATACCCTACGGAAACTTGGTAGTAATATCAGCATTGATTCACTTGTCATAGAGAGAATTTCAATCAAAGATGTTTTCTCCCTCCTCGATAAGATTAGTGATATTGATACTTCAATCAGAGTGAATTTGATAAATACTAATTTCGGAGGAGAAGAAGTCTCGCATATTGATTTCATCCATCATTCGATGAAAAAGTATCACATTTCAAGTATAGATGTTGATTCAAAGAACCTGACTTTCGTTGGTAAACTGAAATTCGATAAAATAGCAAGGATCCTTGAAATCGATGTAGATGGAAATACACTGAAGTCTAGCTTCATCAAGTTCCCTGGGATTTTTAAACTCCTCGACACAAAGAAAGGACCCGAAATTCACTGGAATGACAATCCTTTCCCTGAGATCCCAAGTGGGATATGTTGTAGCTTTAATATTGCTTTCAACAAGGTATTTCAGGACAGCCCAAGCGATGCTCTGACTTTTAAATTAGCATCTGAAATAAATAACAATATCTTGAAAATATCCGGGCTTTCCTTGAAAAGAGAAGGTTTTCTGCTAGAGTTAGTATCAAATTTCACGTTTAACAGACAGCCTAACTCCGTTGTTGCATCAATAAATGCAAGCGGCATAGACTTGAAGACGCTCCTCAAAGAGAATTTTGATGTCAATTACATCTCCGGAAAGGCCAACATTCAAGCTGATGTCTCATCAAAAGGCAATACTGTGAAACAAATGATATCGAATATCGAAGGTAAGCTTGCTTTAAATTCTGCAAAAATCAATATTCAGGGGGGTAACATAGACATGCTTTCGAGTGCTATACCAAAGGTCAAATCGCCAAAAGATCTCGATGAAATCACTAGAATAAAATTCTTTACTGGTGATACAACATTACTTTCGGTGACCGGTTCGAGCAACATTTCAAATGGTATACTAGGCACTTCTCTCGCCTTTTCAACGAAAACAACTAGCGGAATCCTATCATCGAATTTTCAAGTAAGTAACATGCAGACCTCATCCGTTAGTAGAGTATTCTTTCCAATGAAAGGTGAGGCAATCCCTGTTGATATAACCATAGAAGGCAATATCTGGAATCCTAAGATTTTCTTTGATAATCAAGCAATCTTCGCAACAATTAAGGGAAAAATCCAGAACTAG
- a CDS encoding cell cycle transcriptional regulator TrcR — protein sequence MSSSPLMRKAVAVWLVDKTALTFEQIAQACGLHVLEVEGIADGTVAQGLIGCDPRITGEVEQRDIEECENDPNKRLIIKSIVDKKKKKGRGYTPVVKRRVKSDASLWLINNYPELSDSQIVSLIGTTAKIVKSIREKTYWNYDNLKPRDPLLFNLCSQEDLDDALLKVKISEQSERHLREIEEAMEDSL from the coding sequence ATGTCATCGTCACCTTTGATGCGCAAGGCTGTCGCCGTTTGGTTGGTAGATAAGACTGCTTTGACGTTCGAGCAAATTGCTCAGGCCTGTGGTTTGCACGTTTTAGAAGTAGAAGGCATCGCAGATGGGACAGTTGCCCAAGGCCTTATAGGCTGCGATCCGAGAATTACAGGGGAAGTAGAACAGCGTGATATTGAAGAATGCGAAAATGATCCAAACAAAAGGTTAATAATCAAATCCATTGTTGATAAAAAGAAAAAGAAGGGAAGAGGCTATACTCCTGTTGTAAAACGAAGAGTGAAATCCGATGCTTCCTTGTGGCTGATCAATAATTATCCTGAACTGAGCGATTCCCAGATTGTTTCTCTTATAGGCACCACAGCAAAGATCGTGAAGTCCATTCGCGAAAAGACGTACTGGAATTATGATAACCTGAAACCTAGGGATCCTCTACTCTTCAACCTTTGTTCCCAGGAAGACTTAGATGATGCTCTACTAAAAGTGAAAATCTCAGAACAGAGCGAAAGACATTTAAGGGAAATTGAGGAAGCAATGGAGGATTCATTGTAG
- the carA gene encoding glutamine-hydrolyzing carbamoyl-phosphate synthase small subunit, producing MSTTFAYDTCLAFTDGSLFFGFSCGKKGVAVAEVCFTTSPLGYQHVITDPSFFGQIILFTSPHIGNIGINSQDNECHKVFARGVVLREDPVDFSHHYRIEHFSDWLVRNQVVGICGVDTRAITRLICRTGSKNGIIFPIDEISHTGALELLKASKEMNNLELSAGVLGYSNYDLPTDPEKKKVCIIDFGIKHGIIRNLQKYFTVVVIAGKRGFADVVLSSSFDGIVLSNGPGDPSATYEYLYEDFTKIFSSDIPILGICLGHQIIVLAFGCRTKKMLVGHRGANHPVMNLITGKVEITSQNHGFVLDESTLTRDVGITHRSLFDNSVEGVKIKNKKIHSIQYHPEGSPGPHDSHYIFEDFFHEVVSD from the coding sequence ATGAGCACTACTTTTGCCTACGATACGTGCCTAGCATTTACTGATGGTAGTCTCTTTTTCGGCTTCTCTTGTGGGAAGAAAGGTGTTGCTGTCGCGGAGGTTTGCTTCACTACAAGCCCTCTAGGATATCAGCATGTTATCACGGATCCGTCTTTCTTTGGTCAGATAATTCTTTTCACCTCACCACATATAGGCAATATTGGTATAAATTCCCAAGATAATGAGTGTCATAAGGTTTTCGCTCGAGGTGTAGTTCTGCGCGAGGATCCAGTAGATTTCTCCCATCACTACAGAATCGAGCACTTTTCCGACTGGCTTGTTAGAAATCAAGTTGTCGGTATTTGCGGTGTAGATACTCGCGCTATTACACGTCTGATCTGCCGCACAGGCAGTAAAAACGGGATCATTTTTCCTATCGATGAAATCAGTCATACTGGAGCACTTGAACTACTCAAGGCGTCTAAAGAGATGAATAATTTGGAGTTGAGTGCCGGAGTCTTGGGATACTCGAATTATGATCTCCCCACAGATCCTGAAAAGAAAAAGGTCTGCATTATTGATTTCGGAATTAAACACGGCATCATAAGAAACTTGCAGAAATACTTTACCGTTGTTGTCATAGCCGGGAAAAGGGGGTTCGCTGATGTGGTACTCTCATCGAGTTTTGACGGGATAGTACTGTCAAATGGACCTGGAGATCCATCTGCTACATACGAATACCTTTACGAAGATTTCACAAAGATTTTTTCTTCTGATATACCTATCCTTGGAATCTGTTTAGGTCACCAGATCATAGTACTTGCCTTCGGGTGTAGAACGAAAAAAATGCTCGTCGGACACAGAGGCGCTAATCATCCAGTGATGAATCTCATCACAGGAAAGGTCGAAATAACTAGCCAAAACCATGGTTTTGTTCTAGATGAGTCGACACTCACTAGGGATGTAGGTATTACCCATAGATCGCTCTTTGACAATTCTGTTGAGGGAGTAAAGATAAAAAATAAAAAGATTCACTCCATCCAATATCATCCGGAAGGCTCCCCAGGTCCGCATGATTCGCATTATATCTTTGAGGACTTTTTTCATGAAGTTGTCTCTGACTAA
- the gloB gene encoding hydroxyacylglutathione hydrolase, giving the protein MLQIAVLPILKDNYVFIGNIGSLAFVVDPGDGDSVLDHVSKYGLSVGWVLVTHHHADHTSGISQIKKRFSDAQVIVPLSEKDLLPCWDSLAVDEIYLCGTHVKVLELHGHTLGHVGYFFTEEKLLFCGDVLFSAGCGRVFEGTHLQMFESIEKIASLPGDTTIYCAHEYTRDNLRFAMSIEPENIAIKNYWNSIKGHRYSTIPTTLEQEKNINPFLRIKEYQKNQFPELTEAEIFAILRKRKDSFQC; this is encoded by the coding sequence GTGCTGCAAATTGCGGTACTACCAATATTGAAGGACAATTATGTCTTCATTGGCAATATTGGTTCTCTTGCCTTTGTTGTGGATCCTGGTGATGGAGATTCTGTCCTGGATCATGTTTCAAAGTATGGTCTGTCAGTGGGGTGGGTGCTAGTGACTCATCATCACGCGGATCATACATCCGGGATCTCTCAGATTAAGAAAAGATTCTCAGATGCACAGGTTATTGTACCGCTATCTGAAAAGGATTTGCTTCCCTGCTGGGATTCTTTAGCTGTTGATGAAATATATCTCTGCGGTACACACGTTAAAGTTCTCGAACTACACGGACACACACTGGGTCACGTGGGCTATTTTTTTACTGAAGAAAAACTTCTCTTCTGCGGTGATGTGCTCTTCTCTGCGGGGTGCGGAAGAGTATTCGAGGGAACTCATCTTCAGATGTTTGAAAGTATCGAAAAGATCGCAAGTCTACCTGGAGACACAACAATATATTGCGCTCATGAGTACACCAGAGATAATTTGCGTTTCGCTATGAGCATAGAACCGGAAAATATTGCTATCAAAAATTACTGGAACAGTATTAAAGGTCATAGATATTCTACCATTCCAACAACCTTAGAGCAGGAAAAAAATATTAATCCCTTCCTCAGAATAAAAGAATATCAAAAAAATCAGTTCCCAGAACTTACAGAAGCGGAAATATTTGCCATTCTGAGAAAAAGAAAAGATAGTTTCCAGTGCTAA
- the ligA gene encoding NAD-dependent DNA ligase LigA codes for MEVEKKIESLYKKLLLHNEKYYQDDNPEITDAEYDAIKSQYLELIKENPELEFPTIIGHPPSEKFSKVEHLSPMLSLRNVFSEGEFIEYIQKTKRFLNTKENFEFLCEPKIDGVSFSACFIDGKLHSCATRGDGYTGENITENINVISGFPTRIENAPKVLEVRGEVFIDHETFRRLEGFSNPRNAAAGSLRQLDPEITKQRNLKYFAYSANELPTVRSQKEVLESLAANGFSTNSIKLLSSNIEEIMDFYQSIYDKRADLTYDIDGLVYKINDIGLQKRLGISADAPRWAVAHKFPSYRGKTVLEKIELSVGRTGIITPVGLLKPVTIGGVVVSRASLYNEDELKRKDIREGDLVTIERAGDVIPKILAVDKAYRDKQQIFLFPEYCPSCSSKLLRKNNEAAIRCMNHKKCPDQLVQQVKHLVSSQAFDIEGIGESHISFFINNGFVSELADIFRLERYKEAIKKYEGWGEKSVENLIQNIKKARNITLNRFIFSLGIKGIGEKTAYILAREYVSFKKWFSKMSALEGNIETETEIKNLEGLGGSAYDSLKEFFADPDNQDIVKNLASRVVITDNTSNQKGSLNNKRFVFTGTLLSITRDEAKEIVKNAGGIVLNAISKNADYLVAGEKAGSKLSRARELGITIIDEDDFKSLITQNLDDRKT; via the coding sequence ATGGAAGTCGAAAAGAAAATTGAGAGTCTATATAAGAAACTTCTGCTCCATAACGAAAAGTACTATCAAGATGATAATCCAGAGATAACTGACGCAGAATATGACGCCATTAAGAGCCAATATCTAGAGCTCATCAAAGAAAATCCGGAGTTAGAATTTCCTACTATCATTGGGCATCCGCCCTCTGAGAAGTTCAGCAAAGTAGAGCACTTATCTCCGATGCTTTCTTTAAGGAATGTTTTCTCTGAAGGAGAATTCATTGAGTATATCCAAAAAACAAAAAGATTTTTGAATACTAAGGAAAATTTTGAATTTCTGTGTGAACCCAAAATAGATGGAGTATCATTTTCCGCGTGTTTTATTGATGGTAAACTTCATTCCTGTGCGACAAGGGGGGATGGTTACACAGGAGAGAATATTACAGAGAATATAAACGTCATTTCTGGATTCCCTACAAGAATAGAGAATGCACCAAAAGTATTGGAGGTACGTGGAGAGGTATTCATCGATCACGAAACGTTTCGCCGACTAGAGGGTTTCTCTAATCCAAGGAACGCAGCAGCGGGTTCATTGAGGCAATTAGATCCAGAAATCACAAAACAACGTAATCTTAAGTACTTTGCTTATAGCGCTAATGAGCTACCTACAGTAAGATCACAAAAAGAAGTACTCGAATCACTAGCCGCAAATGGGTTTAGTACAAATTCCATAAAATTGCTCTCTTCCAATATAGAAGAGATCATGGATTTTTATCAGTCTATCTATGACAAGCGCGCCGACCTCACCTACGACATAGATGGATTGGTCTACAAAATCAATGATATAGGACTACAAAAAAGGTTAGGAATCTCAGCCGACGCACCTAGATGGGCTGTGGCGCATAAATTTCCTTCATATAGGGGGAAAACTGTACTCGAAAAAATCGAACTCAGTGTTGGAAGAACAGGTATCATTACTCCGGTCGGACTCCTCAAGCCTGTAACCATAGGTGGAGTAGTAGTCTCCAGGGCCAGCCTGTACAATGAAGACGAACTGAAAAGAAAGGATATAAGAGAAGGAGATTTAGTCACAATTGAAAGAGCTGGAGATGTAATACCAAAAATATTAGCTGTGGATAAAGCATATAGGGATAAACAACAGATCTTTCTCTTTCCCGAATATTGTCCTTCTTGCTCATCTAAACTTCTAAGGAAGAATAACGAGGCAGCAATCCGTTGTATGAATCATAAAAAATGCCCAGATCAATTAGTGCAACAGGTGAAACATCTTGTTTCGAGTCAGGCATTCGACATAGAAGGCATAGGTGAATCACATATTTCATTTTTCATCAATAACGGCTTTGTCAGTGAACTAGCAGATATTTTTCGTCTAGAAAGATATAAGGAAGCTATAAAAAAATATGAGGGCTGGGGTGAAAAATCCGTAGAGAATTTAATTCAAAATATCAAAAAAGCACGCAATATAACATTAAATAGATTTATCTTCAGTCTTGGTATAAAGGGTATCGGGGAAAAAACGGCATACATTTTAGCAAGGGAATACGTCAGTTTTAAGAAATGGTTCTCCAAAATGTCAGCTTTGGAGGGCAATATAGAAACGGAAACTGAGATAAAAAACCTCGAAGGATTGGGAGGCTCTGCATATGACTCACTGAAGGAATTCTTTGCTGATCCAGATAATCAGGATATAGTCAAAAACCTCGCTTCTAGGGTCGTGATCACTGATAATACTTCCAACCAAAAGGGCTCCTTGAACAATAAAAGATTTGTCTTTACTGGAACTCTGCTCTCAATCACAAGAGATGAGGCAAAAGAAATAGTAAAAAATGCAGGTGGAATCGTTTTAAACGCTATCTCGAAAAATGCTGATTACTTAGTTGCCGGAGAAAAAGCAGGCTCCAAACTATCAAGAGCGAGAGAATTGGGTATAACAATCATAGACGAGGATGACTTTAAATCACTGATCACACAAAATCTAGACGACAGAAAAACTTAG